A window from Candidatus Nitrospira neomarina encodes these proteins:
- a CDS encoding response regulator translates to MAITIVLADDNRAYREHLRNKLNQEPDMSVVAVVENGQAGVWAIQDLARQGQAPDLVIVDVTMLPMNGMEATRQMLSSHPRVKVLALSMHDNKQFVEAMVRAGASGYMLKDDSFADLTRAIRTVAAGHTYFSQGLNLPGSGGKPPATPGVGP, encoded by the coding sequence CCTGGCTGACGACAACCGGGCATATCGTGAGCACCTGCGGAACAAGCTGAATCAAGAACCGGACATGAGCGTGGTGGCCGTAGTGGAGAATGGTCAAGCGGGGGTTTGGGCGATTCAAGACCTGGCACGGCAGGGTCAGGCCCCCGATCTGGTTATCGTGGACGTCACCATGCTCCCCATGAATGGCATGGAAGCCACCCGCCAAATGCTGTCCTCGCACCCGAGGGTGAAAGTATTGGCGCTCTCCATGCACGACAACAAACAATTTGTGGAGGCCATGGTCCGGGCCGGTGCGTCCGGCTATATGCTGAAAGACGACTCCTTCGCCGACCTCACCCGCGCTATCCGCACCGTGGCTGCAGGCCATACCTATTTCAGCCAAGGCCTGAACCTCCCCGGCTCCGGCGGAAAACCGCCGGCCACTCCAGGGGTCGGGCCCTAA
- a CDS encoding IS110 family transposase — protein MIQPALNVGVDVAKDAVVVACAESRFPVQSISNQRALLRAWLKSLPAGSRIGLESTGDYHELLADLAQALGHTVFLLNPLETRHYAKAMGNRAKTDRVDAELIARLIAQEHRRLRPYTPPTPNQRKLDRLIRRRATIVRLKGTLKLSMRNLGGFAAELKAVVSKLEALIAKIDATLSALAAGSPQHQEAQQRVQTIVGVGPLVGISLTNTLQRVPFRKADAFVAFTGLDPRANDSGRKAGRRRLSKRGPAELRRLLFNAAMAAIKTKVWKPIYESYRTQGWSTTASLVIIARKIARAAWSIHHYRTTFHPERITQGLT, from the coding sequence ATGATACAACCCGCTCTGAATGTCGGCGTGGATGTGGCCAAAGACGCCGTTGTAGTCGCGTGCGCTGAGTCACGGTTTCCGGTCCAGAGTATTTCCAATCAGCGGGCCCTCTTGCGGGCATGGCTGAAATCTCTCCCGGCAGGCAGCCGCATCGGCTTGGAATCCACTGGCGATTACCACGAATTGCTGGCGGACCTGGCACAGGCCCTAGGGCATACCGTCTTCCTGCTGAACCCTTTGGAGACTCGGCACTACGCCAAGGCCATGGGCAACCGGGCCAAAACCGACCGGGTGGATGCGGAATTAATCGCCAGACTCATCGCCCAAGAGCATAGGCGCTTGCGCCCCTACACGCCCCCCACGCCCAACCAACGCAAGCTGGACCGGCTCATTCGCCGGCGCGCTACGATCGTCCGCCTCAAAGGCACGCTGAAGCTGAGCATGCGTAATTTGGGCGGCTTTGCCGCCGAACTCAAGGCCGTGGTGAGCAAGCTGGAGGCCTTGATTGCCAAGATTGATGCGACCCTGTCCGCGCTGGCTGCCGGCTCACCTCAACACCAGGAGGCGCAACAGCGGGTGCAAACCATTGTGGGCGTCGGTCCTTTGGTCGGCATCAGCTTGACCAATACGCTGCAGCGTGTGCCGTTTCGCAAGGCGGATGCCTTCGTCGCCTTCACCGGGTTGGATCCGCGTGCGAATGACTCGGGGCGCAAAGCGGGGCGCCGCCGCTTGTCCAAACGCGGCCCCGCCGAGTTGCGCCGGTTGCTGTTTAACGCCGCGATGGCGGCCATCAAAACTAAAGTCTGGAAACCGATCTACGAATCGTACCGCACGCAAGGCTGGAGCACGACAGCCTCGTTGGTGATCATCGCTCGTAAAATCGCCCGGGCCGCTTGGTCGATTCATCATTACCGTACAACATTTCATCCAGAGCGGATCACACAAGGTTTGACATAA